In Zunongwangia profunda SM-A87, the following proteins share a genomic window:
- a CDS encoding efflux RND transporter periplasmic adaptor subunit, giving the protein MKKYIIYTAILAIGLVLGYVFFGPSAEGSVNSKKVTDLSEDVNHSEEHQMWTCSMHPQIMQPEPGDCPICGMDLIPAETGAEGLAMNEIKMSDNAMALANIQTTIVGNISGTDDNKITLSGKIMANEEANAVQASYFEGRIEKLNVNFTGEEVRKGQLLATIYAPTLVAAQQELLTASDLKESQPGLYKAVRNKLKLWKLSESQIDQIESSGKVRENFPIYATVSGTVSQKMAEEGDYVKQGQPIVKVSDLGTVWAMFDAYERQISQLKEGQKVTITSNAYPNKEFEASVSFIDPTLNTKSRTVSVRATLNNKENLLKPGMFVTAKVAMTKGNTMEIAISIPATAVMWTGERSLVYVKTNPNEPVFEMQEVTLGTKNGENYTIIEGLSNGDEVVTNGTFTVDAAAQLQGKKSMMNASGGKTMTGHEGHLGMENLNNTVDAAKRMDVASKFQEQLKTVFDDYIMLKTALTNDQSEKAKTAAQTLQKSLTQVDLALLKDKNANNHWAQLEKELKASSNEIAQTSDIKTQRNHFISLSAHLINAMKAFGINQEIYIDFCPMANNNEGAYWLSTEKEIQNPYYGQAMLNCGEVTETVQ; this is encoded by the coding sequence ATGAAAAAATACATCATTTATACCGCAATTTTAGCCATAGGATTGGTCTTGGGCTATGTCTTTTTTGGCCCTTCTGCGGAAGGTTCCGTAAACAGCAAGAAAGTAACAGATTTGAGCGAAGACGTTAACCACTCCGAAGAACATCAAATGTGGACCTGTTCAATGCACCCACAGATTATGCAACCAGAACCTGGCGACTGCCCAATATGCGGTATGGATTTAATTCCCGCCGAAACTGGTGCGGAAGGGCTTGCAATGAACGAAATAAAAATGAGCGACAATGCAATGGCACTGGCGAATATCCAAACTACAATTGTAGGAAATATTTCAGGAACCGACGATAACAAAATAACACTTTCCGGAAAAATAATGGCCAACGAAGAAGCCAATGCGGTACAGGCAAGCTATTTTGAAGGACGTATTGAAAAGTTGAATGTCAATTTCACGGGCGAAGAAGTACGAAAAGGACAGTTGTTGGCAACGATTTATGCACCAACGCTCGTTGCTGCCCAACAAGAACTTTTAACTGCTTCTGACCTGAAAGAATCACAACCAGGTTTATACAAAGCAGTTCGAAACAAATTAAAATTGTGGAAACTTTCTGAAAGCCAAATAGACCAAATAGAAAGTTCTGGCAAGGTGCGGGAAAATTTTCCGATTTATGCAACTGTTTCAGGCACCGTTTCCCAAAAAATGGCAGAAGAAGGCGACTATGTAAAACAAGGCCAGCCCATTGTTAAAGTAAGTGATTTGGGTACTGTTTGGGCAATGTTTGACGCCTACGAAAGACAAATCTCGCAACTAAAGGAAGGTCAAAAGGTAACAATCACTAGTAACGCTTATCCCAATAAAGAATTTGAAGCATCAGTTTCATTTATCGACCCTACTTTGAATACAAAGTCCAGAACTGTTTCAGTGCGCGCCACATTGAACAATAAGGAAAATCTATTAAAACCAGGAATGTTCGTAACCGCAAAAGTGGCAATGACAAAAGGCAATACTATGGAAATTGCGATAAGCATACCTGCAACGGCAGTAATGTGGACAGGCGAGCGCTCATTGGTGTACGTAAAGACCAATCCCAATGAACCCGTTTTTGAAATGCAAGAAGTGACTTTGGGAACGAAAAATGGTGAGAACTATACCATTATCGAAGGGCTTTCTAACGGCGATGAAGTGGTAACCAACGGAACATTTACCGTAGATGCCGCTGCACAGTTACAAGGAAAAAAATCTATGATGAATGCATCAGGTGGTAAAACAATGACAGGTCACGAAGGGCATTTGGGAATGGAAAATTTAAACAACACAGTTGATGCCGCCAAGCGTATGGATGTAGCTTCCAAATTCCAAGAGCAGCTCAAAACAGTTTTTGATGATTATATTATGCTTAAAACAGCATTGACAAACGACCAAAGTGAAAAAGCAAAAACGGCCGCACAGACCTTACAGAAAAGTTTAACACAAGTTGACCTTGCTTTGCTAAAGGATAAAAATGCGAATAACCACTGGGCGCAACTTGAAAAAGAATTGAAGGCTTCCTCAAATGAAATTGCCCAGACATCCGATATTAAAACCCAGAGAAATCATTTTATCAGTCTTTCAGCACACCTCATAAATGCAATGAAAGCGTTTGGCATCAACCAAGAAATTTACATAGATTTTTGTCCAATGGCAAATAATAATGAAGGCGCATATTGGTTGAGCACGGAAAAAGAAATACAAAATCCCTACTACGGACAAGCAATGCTAAACTGTGGTGAAGTAACAGAAACCGTACAATAG
- a CDS encoding helix-turn-helix domain-containing protein, which translates to MNETIHIKNMVCPRCISAVSNILEQLKILYVSIKLGEVKLVSSLSPNTKNSLSKALQNSGFSLIDDRKSQLIEQMKTLVVDKIHHSSEELDFKWADIVTGELHLDYKYLSSLFSSVENITFEQYIINQKIERVKELIVYDELTLSEIAFKLHYSSVAYLSNQFKKVTGMTPTQFKKSTNQNRKYLDKI; encoded by the coding sequence ATGAATGAGACTATCCATATTAAAAATATGGTCTGCCCAAGATGTATCTCAGCAGTTTCCAATATTTTGGAACAACTTAAAATACTGTATGTTTCTATAAAATTGGGGGAGGTTAAATTAGTTTCATCGTTAAGTCCCAACACAAAAAATAGTCTTTCCAAAGCGCTTCAAAATTCAGGTTTTAGTTTGATTGACGACCGTAAAAGTCAACTTATTGAACAAATGAAAACATTGGTTGTAGATAAAATCCATCATTCTTCCGAGGAGCTCGATTTCAAATGGGCAGATATTGTTACAGGCGAACTTCACTTGGACTACAAATATTTAAGTTCACTTTTTTCGTCGGTAGAAAATATTACGTTCGAGCAGTACATCATAAACCAGAAAATTGAACGTGTTAAAGAACTTATAGTTTACGATGAATTAACCTTGAGTGAAATAGCATTTAAACTTCATTATAGTAGTGTTGCATACTTAAGCAATCAATTTAAAAAGGTTACAGGAATGACACCTACACAGTTTAAAAAAAGCACAAATCAGAATCGTAAATATTTGGATAAAATATGA
- a CDS encoding heavy metal translocating P-type ATPase — translation MKHTYKIHGMTCNGCRNHVEGTLSKVKGVSKATVNLAKAEATIEMESHIPIEKFQDALKKEGGTYSIHKSGERHHQNDTAGVDAERSRSTKAKNEKPKGKGTGTFYCPMHCEGDKTYEKTGDCPVCGMDLVEEQNLSAKTSEQWTCPMHPEIVKDEPGACPICGMDLVPMEADSSAEEKTYNKLLKKFWIAVAFTLPIFLIAMSDMIPNNPLYTVMKQKNWNWIQLALSIPVVFYATWMFFERAYKSIKTWNLNMFTLIGIGAGAAWLFSVFGMLFPDFFPAQFKTESGAVHVYYEVSTIILTLVLLGQVLEARAHGKTNSAIKELLKLAPNKAILVKDGKEEEVTIDSIKLGDILRVKPGEKIPVDGVISEGSTTVDESMITGEPIPVNKAANDKVTSGTINGNQSFLMKAEKVGADTLLSQIIQMVNNASRSRAPIQKLADTVSGYFVPIVVLISIITFVVWAIFGPEPVYVYAFVNAIAVLIIACPCALGLATPMSIMVGVGKGAQNGVLIKNAEALEKMDKVDTLIIDKTGTITEGKPTVEKVGAFGTNFSEKEVLQYIVSLNSKSEHPLAEATVKYGKEKNVEFLSAEKFSAVTGKGVEGNINGKKVDLGNSKMMAYAKAELTSEMETEAQSFQKQGKTVSYLSIDSKVVGYVVIGDKIKATSAKAIKALQDKGIAVIMLTGDNHDTAQAVAKELNLADFKAGMLPENKLQEVEKLQNSGKVVAMAGDGINDAPALAKSDVGIAMGTGTDVAIESAMITLVKGDLHGIVKARELSDGVMRNIKQNLFWALGYNILGIPIAAGVLFPIFGLLLSPMIAALAMSFSSVSVIMNALRLRSLKL, via the coding sequence ATGAAACACACCTATAAAATACACGGAATGACCTGCAATGGTTGTCGAAATCACGTAGAAGGAACACTTTCCAAAGTGAAAGGTGTCTCAAAGGCTACTGTGAATTTAGCAAAAGCTGAAGCTACCATTGAAATGGAATCACATATTCCTATTGAGAAATTCCAAGATGCCCTTAAAAAAGAAGGTGGTACTTATTCTATCCACAAATCTGGAGAGCGACATCATCAAAACGATACCGCCGGAGTTGATGCTGAGCGTAGTCGAAGTACGAAAGCAAAAAATGAAAAACCTAAAGGTAAAGGAACTGGCACTTTTTACTGTCCGATGCATTGTGAGGGAGACAAAACATATGAAAAAACTGGAGACTGTCCTGTCTGCGGAATGGATTTAGTTGAAGAGCAAAATTTATCTGCAAAAACTTCTGAACAATGGACTTGCCCAATGCACCCGGAAATTGTAAAAGATGAACCTGGAGCCTGCCCAATCTGTGGGATGGACTTAGTCCCAATGGAAGCAGATAGTTCAGCCGAAGAAAAGACCTATAACAAATTACTCAAGAAATTCTGGATTGCAGTCGCCTTTACCTTACCTATTTTCTTAATCGCAATGAGCGATATGATTCCGAATAATCCGTTATATACGGTAATGAAGCAAAAAAACTGGAACTGGATTCAGCTTGCACTTTCAATTCCTGTGGTGTTTTATGCTACGTGGATGTTCTTTGAACGTGCCTATAAAAGCATCAAAACCTGGAACCTCAATATGTTTACCCTAATCGGCATTGGTGCTGGCGCAGCGTGGTTATTCAGCGTATTCGGTATGCTTTTTCCCGATTTTTTCCCGGCACAGTTCAAAACAGAATCTGGTGCCGTTCACGTATATTATGAAGTATCCACTATTATTTTGACCTTGGTGCTCTTGGGTCAGGTTTTGGAAGCACGTGCCCACGGCAAAACCAATTCAGCAATAAAGGAATTGCTAAAGCTCGCGCCAAACAAGGCCATACTAGTCAAAGATGGCAAGGAAGAAGAGGTTACGATTGATAGCATTAAATTGGGCGATATCCTACGGGTGAAACCAGGCGAAAAAATTCCAGTTGATGGCGTGATTTCCGAAGGTAGTACAACGGTCGATGAATCTATGATTACAGGCGAACCTATTCCCGTAAACAAAGCGGCAAATGACAAAGTTACCAGTGGCACCATCAACGGCAACCAATCTTTTTTGATGAAAGCCGAAAAGGTGGGTGCAGATACCCTACTGTCCCAAATTATCCAAATGGTCAATAATGCCAGTCGCAGTCGTGCACCAATCCAAAAATTGGCGGATACCGTCTCGGGATATTTTGTACCCATAGTTGTCCTTATTTCCATTATCACATTTGTGGTTTGGGCTATTTTTGGTCCGGAACCCGTCTATGTTTATGCCTTTGTAAATGCAATTGCAGTATTGATTATCGCCTGTCCCTGTGCCTTGGGCTTGGCAACACCAATGTCCATTATGGTCGGTGTTGGTAAGGGCGCACAAAATGGTGTGCTCATAAAAAATGCCGAAGCTTTGGAAAAAATGGACAAGGTGGATACACTTATTATCGATAAAACAGGAACCATAACAGAAGGCAAACCAACGGTTGAAAAAGTCGGAGCCTTCGGAACTAATTTTTCAGAAAAAGAAGTGCTTCAATACATCGTTTCCCTAAACAGCAAAAGCGAGCATCCGCTTGCCGAAGCAACTGTAAAATATGGTAAAGAAAAGAATGTTGAGTTTTTGAGCGCTGAAAAGTTTAGCGCAGTTACCGGAAAAGGTGTTGAAGGAAACATCAACGGGAAAAAAGTGGATTTAGGGAATTCCAAAATGATGGCATACGCCAAGGCTGAATTAACTTCGGAAATGGAAACCGAAGCACAAAGTTTTCAAAAGCAAGGAAAAACAGTTTCATACCTATCCATCGATTCAAAAGTTGTGGGATATGTTGTCATTGGCGACAAAATAAAGGCGACCAGCGCCAAAGCGATCAAAGCACTTCAAGACAAAGGTATCGCAGTAATAATGCTTACTGGCGACAATCACGATACTGCCCAAGCGGTCGCAAAAGAATTAAATCTTGCTGATTTTAAAGCAGGAATGTTGCCCGAAAACAAACTTCAGGAAGTAGAAAAATTACAGAACAGCGGAAAAGTTGTAGCAATGGCAGGCGACGGCATCAATGATGCGCCAGCCTTGGCAAAAAGTGATGTTGGTATCGCAATGGGAACAGGAACAGATGTTGCCATTGAAAGTGCAATGATAACCTTGGTAAAAGGCGATTTGCACGGTATTGTCAAGGCACGGGAATTGAGCGACGGTGTAATGCGTAACATCAAGCAAAACCTATTTTGGGCTTTAGGATATAACATTTTAGGAATCCCAATCGCAGCAGGTGTTTTGTTCCCTATTTTCGGGTTGTTATTATCACCAATGATAGCGGCTTTGGCAATGAGCTTTAGTTCAGTTTCCGTTATTATGAACGCTTTGCGGTTACGTTCGTTAAAACTTTAA
- a CDS encoding DUF305 domain-containing protein, whose product MKNSNQHTNKGNYTKFILMLVASFIAMYITMYLNSYALDHVYFSLTRFYMSCLGIAAMAVIMWFFMRKMYQNKKKNIAILLGSLVLFLGALGLVRAQSPIIGDILWMKAMIPHHSIAILTSERADIKDPEVRKLADDIIKAQRKEIGEMKAMIKRLQAE is encoded by the coding sequence ATGAAAAATTCAAATCAACACACAAACAAAGGCAATTACACAAAATTTATTTTGATGCTTGTCGCATCTTTTATTGCAATGTACATCACGATGTATCTAAATAGTTATGCGTTAGACCACGTATATTTTAGTTTAACCAGATTCTATATGAGTTGTTTGGGTATTGCAGCAATGGCAGTAATAATGTGGTTTTTTATGCGGAAAATGTATCAAAACAAGAAAAAGAACATCGCTATTTTATTAGGTAGCTTGGTGCTATTTTTAGGCGCACTTGGTTTGGTTAGGGCACAAAGCCCAATCATTGGCGATATTCTGTGGATGAAAGCAATGATTCCCCATCACTCAATTGCAATTTTAACAAGTGAAAGAGCCGATATCAAAGACCCTGAAGTGCGCAAACTGGCTGATGATATTATCAAAGCACAACGTAAAGAAATTGGAGAAATGAAAGCAATGATAAAGCGTTTGCAAGCAGAATAA
- a CDS encoding PepSY domain-containing protein, producing MVKRKTALKIRKTHRYLGLFLGVQFLFWTISGMYFSWTNIDDIHGDQFCNLDYVPKAFDDLISPSQINNPEGIGSIEIRDINNEPYYWINNQKLYSAKTGKAKKNITEEEALSVAKNYMKDGLKVANIEKITEVDDYHEYREKLLPAYVISYDTDEALNAYVSVTDGKFQTVRHRAWRWFDFLWMTHTMDYDTRDNFNTIVLRAFSLLGLITVLSGFLLWYTSSPTIRKLKKKIIKS from the coding sequence ATGGTGAAAAGGAAAACCGCACTAAAAATACGAAAGACCCACAGATATTTGGGGCTCTTTTTGGGGGTACAGTTCCTGTTTTGGACCATTAGCGGAATGTATTTCAGTTGGACAAACATAGACGACATTCACGGTGACCAATTCTGTAATTTAGATTACGTGCCCAAAGCCTTTGATGATTTAATAAGTCCTTCACAAATAAACAATCCTGAAGGCATTGGAAGTATCGAAATTAGGGACATCAACAACGAGCCTTATTACTGGATAAACAATCAAAAATTGTACAGTGCAAAAACTGGGAAAGCAAAAAAAAATATTACGGAAGAAGAGGCCTTGTCTGTTGCCAAAAACTATATGAAAGATGGTTTGAAAGTCGCCAACATCGAAAAAATAACCGAAGTGGACGACTATCACGAATATCGGGAAAAGCTATTGCCAGCCTATGTTATTTCATATGATACCGATGAAGCTCTTAATGCTTATGTTTCGGTAACAGACGGAAAATTCCAGACTGTAAGGCATCGAGCGTGGCGTTGGTTCGACTTTTTATGGATGACCCACACAATGGATTATGACACGCGCGACAATTTCAATACCATTGTATTAAGGGCGTTTTCGCTCTTGGGATTGATTACGGTGTTAAGCGGATTCCTGCTGTGGTACACCTCCTCGCCAACCATTAGAAAATTAAAAAAGAAAATAATTAAATCATAA